In Eriocheir sinensis breed Jianghai 21 unplaced genomic scaffold, ASM2467909v1 Scaffold103, whole genome shotgun sequence, a genomic segment contains:
- the LOC126988989 gene encoding nitrilase and fragile histidine triad fusion protein NitFhit-like, whose product MTLIRFCRLLKVTKQLLRPTTTTTTTTTTCVFGTRTMAQSSVQCVRRVAVTQMTATTDKERNFNICADLVERATQCGAQMVFLPEACDFIAESKEETVQLAESLYGPLLAKYRKMAASLKVWLSLGGLHVKEDGQDKISNTHVIIDERGEIAATYVKTHLFSVHIPERNLHLEEKTYVTPGPAIHPPIATPVGEVAMAICYDMRFPELSLVQRSLGAHILTFPSAFTVTTGLAHWEPLLRVRAIETQCYVVAAAQTGQHNKKRSSYGHAMIVDPWGAVVSQVSEGTNFAVADINLDYLETIRREMPVQSHRRHDLYHTTLLSHHLPGPRVCELVPPPSPYVSYQFGGVRVPGACVFLKTHLSHAFVNKKPLVPGRILLHLHLLLLLLFHQHVHLHIVPHSAALRKALQGHEGGGDRPWREEGEMEEEATSLRQAAARVLPPLTPPTPQVPRAVVLDWDLPRVLPLGPIAVPDAAVVLKTKHSCAFVAPNPILPGHIYISSLVPWEGLRRAGAGQAVDLFLAAQMVQKCVETHQGAAASTLVMLESACPHQHLQIQILPRTEDDLPSNDDIYSAVLGHASQAPQWTFTAELAAVASQLRGLVSLM is encoded by the exons ATGACCCTTATAAGATTCTGCAGGCTACTTAAGGTTACAAAACAACTACTAcgacccactactactactactactactactactacttgtgtgTTCGGAACGCGCACAATGGCccagtcaag CGTGCAGTGCGTTCGGCGTGTGGCGGTGACGCAGATGACGGCCACCACGGACAAGGAGCGGAATTTTAACATCTGCGCGGACTTGGTGGAACGGGCGACCCAGTGTGGAGCGCAG ATGGTGTTTCTACCCGAGGCGTGTGACTTCATAGCGGAGAGCAAGGAGGAGACCGTGCAACTAGCGGAAAGCCTCTACGGCCCCCTCCTGGCTAAGTACCGCAAGATGGCCGCCTCCCTTAAGGTCTGGCTGTCTCTCGGAGGCCTGCATGtcaag GAGGACGGCCAGGACAAGATTAGCAACACCCATGTGATCATTGACGAGAGAGGAGAGATTGCCGCGACGTATGTGAAGACCCACCTGTTCAGCGTCCATATTCCTGAGAGAAATTTGCACCTCGAGGAGAAAACTTATGTCACCCCGGGGCCTGCCATACACCCCCCCATCGCCACGCCTGTTGGGGAGGTTGCCATGGCGATC TGCTACGATATGCGATTTCCGGAGCTGAGCCTGGTCCAAAGGTCACTAGGGGCGCATATCTTGACCTTCCCCTCGGCCTTCACCGTGACCACTGGACTCGCGCACTGGGAGCCTTTGCTTAGGGTCCGCGCCATTg aaaCCCAATGCTATGTGGTCGCTGCTGCCCAGACAGGTCAACATAACAAGAAGAGGTCATCATACGGACATGCAATG atCGTTGACCCCTGGGGCGCCGTTGTGAGCCAAGTCTCTGAGGGAACCAATTTTGCCGTCGCGGACATCAACTTGGATTACCTTGAAACTATAAGGAGGGAGATGCCGGTTCAGAGCCATAGACGACACGATCTCTACCACACGACCCTCCTCTCGCACCATCTCCCAGGCCCGag GGTGTGCGagctggtccccccccccagccccTACGTCAGCTACCAGTTCGGGGGGGTGCGGGTCCCAGGGGCATGTGTGTTCCTGAAGACCCATTTGTCGCACGCCTTTGTCAACAAGAAGCCGCTGGTCCCAGGTCGTATCCTT ctccacctccacctcctcctcctcctcctcttccaccagcaCGTCCATCTCCACATAGTTCCACACAGTGCCGCCCTCCGCAAGGCACTCCAGGGccacgagggggggggggatcggccctggagggaggagggagagatggaggaggaggcaacttCTCTCCGACAGGCTGCGGCAAGGGTCCTCCCCCCCctgacaccccccaccccccaggtcccaag AGCTGTGGTGCTGGACTGGGACCTGCCCCGAGTGCTTCCCCTGGGGCCCATAGCTGTTCCCGATGCTGCTGTTGTCTTAAAAACAAAACATTCTTGTGCATTTGTGGCTCCCAACCCTATACTACCAGGCC ACATCTACATCTCCTCGCTGGTGCCGTGGGAAGGCCTGCGCAGGGCGGGAGCAGGCCAGGCAGTCGACCTCTTCCTGGCCGCCCAAATGGTTCAAAAGTGCGTCGAGACCCACCAGGGGGCAGCCGCATCCACCCTGGTGATGCTGGAGTCCGCTTGCCCCCACCAG cACCTACAGATACAAATACTGCCCCGGACGGAAGATGACCTCCCCTCAAATGACGACATATACTCGGCTGTCCTAGGTCACGCCAGCCAAGCCCCGCAGTGGACCTTCACGGCAGAGCTCGCCGCGGTCGCCAGCCAGCTTAGGGGTCTTGTCTCGctcatgtag